Sequence from the Luteibacter aegosomaticola genome:
ATCGATCTCGAACAAGCCGCCCAGCGTGTAGGCCCACAAGCGCCCCGTGTGATCGCGCAGCGCGCCGCGGATGAGATAGGGCAGCGTCGTGACCACGCGCGTTTCGTGGGTCTGCGTGTCGTAGCGCGCCACGCGGCCATCGAACAGGAAGTACCATAGCGCGCCCTTCCCGTCCGCGATCACCGCATGCGCCTGCGCGGGTGGCGGCAGCGCCAGCGGGGCGCGATGGGCCGCGTTCTGCTCGGGCTCGATCACTTCCGCGCCGGCTTCGCTCGCCACCCACAACGTATGCGCATCGGCGCGGGCGATCGACCAGACGAGGTTGCCACTCAAGCCCTGCGCGGCGGTCCAGTCCTCGACGGCATCCGCGCTGCTCCAGTAGTAGACGCCGCGCCCGTAGGTGCCCATCCAGACCATGCCATCGCGATCGGAGACCATGGAGGAAATGCCGACACCCGGCAGACCATTCGCCGCATCGAACAACTGCCACTGCCCACCGTCCCAGCGAGCAAGGCCCACATCGGTACGCGTAAGGATGCGCCCTGCCCTGTCTTCGACGATATCGATGCTCGACGCCGCCACCTTCATATGGCCTTCGGGCATGTCGTGCGCGACGAACGCGGTGGCATTGGGCGGCAAGCGCAACACGTGGCCGATGCCACGCGCCCACACGCTGCCATCGCGCGATGCGAGCAAGCCGAGCCACTTGTCCGCCGGCACGCCCTTGTCCTCACCGAAGCGGGTAAGCACGCCGTTACGCAGGCGGCACAACGCCGGGCCGCAGCCGAACCAGGTGGTGCCACTGTGCTGGAGCACGGCGGTGACGTCGCCTGGCGCCTGCGCCTGCAGGTTCGCAAGCGGTTGCGTTTCGACCCACGCGCCACCGCCCTCTTGCGCCAGGCGCAGCAGGCGGTGGCCGCTCACGGCAAGCATGCCGCCCTGTCCATCGGCCGCGAGCGACTGGCCGCGATCGACGAGCAGACGTTTCTCACCCGGCGACACCCAGGCGAACGTACCCTCGTCGTTGCGACGCTGCAGGCCTGCACGCGAGGCCACCCACAGGTGTCCGCCGGCGTCTTCCGCCATCGCGACGACTTCAGACGTCTGGAAGCCCTTCGCAGGGCCAATACCTTCAAAGCCCAGGCCATCGAAGCGGTACAGGCCTTTCTCCGTACCCACCCAGAGGAAGCCGTCGTGGCCCTCCTGGAGACGCACGACGGAGAGGCTGGTAAGACCGTTGCCCTGGTCGTAGACCGTCAGAGGCAGCTGGACCGCGGAGGCGTGGGCCAACGTCGCGATGAGCCCAAGCGCCAGCGTGGCAGCCACGCGAAGCATGGCCTTAGCCACGTTCGATGGCCACGTCGCGGGTGGGCACGTCTCGGGTGGGCGTGTCATCGGCGGTAACGGTGGCGGCTGCACGCCGGTAATCGCCTGGCGTCACCCCAAAGCGTTCACGGAACGCCGTCGCGAAATTGGCCGCGCTGCGGAAGCCGATGGTGCTGGCGATATCCTGCATGCCGAGGCTCGTACCCGCGAGCAACTCGCGGCTCTTGCGCAGGCGCTCTTCGCGGATCCACGCGAACACCGTGGTGCCCAGGCGCTGGCGGAAGATCGCCGAGAGACGCTTATCGTACGTACCGACTGCCGCGGCAATCTCATCAAGGCCCAGCGGCTCGGCCAGGCGCTGGCTGACGAAACGCATGGCGGCGCGCAACACCACCTCGTCACGGCCCATCGGCATATCCGCCGGCACATCACCTGGCACGCCGCGGCGGGTCAGGCGCAGGTGGATGCGTACGCGCGCCAGCAGCTCAGCCGGGCTGCACGATTTAAGGATGTAATCCACGGCGCCCTGGCCCAGGCCCGCCAGGCGCTCTTCTTCGCTGGCCGCGGCAGTCAGGAACAGGATAGGCACGTCGCGCGCGGGCTGGATTTCCTGCAACAGGCGGCAAACGGTAAACCCATCCATGCCCGGCATGCGCACATCGAGGAGGATCAGGTCCGGCGCGAGCGCTTGCGCACGCTGCACACCCTGCTCGGCCGTGGTGGCCAGGCTCACCCGATACGGTTCGGCCCGAAGGGCCAGGATGAGCTCGCGGATGCCCTCGGGGGCATCATCGATCACCAGAATGTGTGGTTCCTGCGCCGACACCATCTTCCCCCCGGTAGGGGCGATCGCCACGTCCGGTGGCGCGCCCGGCGCGAAGTATACGTTTACGCCGGGTAAGATTCCCCTCAAGCAAACGGCTTTGACGCTCTGGCGAAGTCTTGCTCACATAGGGGGCACTACCATTTCTGCACATTCCAAACGACGCAGCAGCGACGAGAAGACCGTGCAAGGCATGGATTCGATTGACAATCTGGGCGACCTCTACCTGCTGGTGCAGGCGATCGAGGCAGGCGGTTTCTCCGCTGCCGCGACCAAGCTGGGGACGACCCGTTCACTGATCAGCCGCCGCATCCTCGCCCTGGAAGAACGTCTCGGCGCACGCCTGCTCCACCGCAATGCTCGCCAGTTTGGGGTGACGGCCACCGGTGAGCGCGTGTACCAGCACGCCGCCGCCATGTGCGAAGCCGCGGTAGCCGCTGAACAGGCAGCACGCCTGCCGGGCGAAGACCAGCGCCTGGTGCGCATTGAAGCGCACGGCCTTCTCTCCCCGATGGTCGCGAGCTTTATGTCGGATTTCACCGCCGTGCACCCGCGCACACGTTTTGCCGTGTCCGTGGGCGGTGGCGATATGAACCAGCTGCTGCGCCAGCAGACCGATGTGATCCTGAGCCTGCGTGACACCTTGCCGGACAGCACCGACGTGGTGGCCCGTTCGCTCGGCGCGCTGCGCCGCGTGACCGTCGCCAGCCCCGATCTCTTGCGCCGTGTGGGTGTGCCCCGCCACCCCGGTGAACTGGACGACGAGGATTGCATCTCGCTCGGCGCGGACGCTTCCGGTTTCTGGCACTTCCGCGGCGTGGCGCCGCGGCGGCGCAACGTGCGCGTGGCCTTCGCCGATGTCGCCGCGCTACTCGCGGCAGTGGAAGGTGGCCTCGGCGTCGCCCAGCTGCCGCATTATCTTGTGGCCGACCAGTTTGCGAGCGGCAAGCTCACGACCCTGCTGGAGGCGTTCGAACCCGAGCCCCTCCCGCTCCACGCTCTGACGGTCACCGGCCGCGTCGCCTCCGACGCCACCGTCAGCTTCGTGCGTTTTATGCAAAGCAAGCTAGCCGCGATCGCCTAAACGCCGTTGTAGGAGCGCGCGAGCGCGCTCCTACATGGGGTTAGAAACGGAGCTCTTCGGGGATTTGCATGCCGTTGCGTTCGGCGTGTTCGAAGCGAAGGGTGCTGTAGCAGGACGCGGCACGGTCGGTGCCTTCGCGGATCATGGCGCAAATGCCGTTAGCCGCGAGCGCCAGATCGGGAAATTCCTCATCCCCATCCTCCTCCATCTCGTGCAAGCGATCAGCGAGTAGCTGCGCCGAGCTGCGTGCGTAGTTCAACCATTCCATCGCGAGGTTAAACTCCTCGTACGAGGTCTGCTTTTCGGTGGGCCGGGGCGGTGCACCGTCCATGCGAAGCATGCGGACGGTGACACCTTTGACGGGGACTTTTTCTGCGTTTTCCATCGTTCTCTCCTTCAGTGACATCGCATCGCCACGCAACGTTGCGTGGCGTCCTACGAGCGGTTGATTCGGTGGAGAAAACGATAGCAACGGAGCAGGCCACCGCTATGTAGGCGGCGCCCACGCCTCTTCGTACGTGATCGCAGACAGGCGTGTAGTCCTGCGTTTGTAGTCCTAGCTTAGCGACCCACCATCTTCATCAGGTGTTCCGGGTAACGATCACCGGTGATGTCGATGGCCGCCGCGGCCTTTTCGATCGTTGCCAGCTCGTCCGTCGTCAGTGCGACGTTGGCCGCGGCGATGTTTTCCTCAAGACGATGCAGCTTCGTCGTACCCGGGATCGGCACGATCCACGGCTTGCGCGAGAGCAACCAGGCGAGTGCGACCTGGGCCGGCGTCGCCTGCTTGTGCTCGGCGATGTTCTTGAGAAGCTCGACCAGCGCTTCGTTGGCCTTCATCGCATCCGCGGTGAAGCGCGGCAGCAGCTTGCGGAAGTCGTTCTCGCCGAGCTGGGTTTCCTTGCTCATGGCGCCGGTCAGGAAGCCCTTGCCCAGCGGGCTGTACGCGACGAGGCCGATACCAAGCTCTTCGCAAGCTTCGAGAATGCCGTTCGTCTCCGGCCCGCGGGTCCACAGCGAATACTCGTTCTGCAGCGCCGTGACCTTCTGCACCTTGTGTGCGCGACGCACGGTCTCCGCACCCGGCTCGGACAGGCCGAAATGGCGAACCTTGCCTTCAGCGATCAGGTCCTTCACCGCGCCGGCGACGTCTTCGATCGGCACGTTCGGATCCACGCGGTGCTGGTACAGCAGATCGATGGTGTCGATGCCCAGGCGCTTGAGCGACGCCTCAGCCACCTTGCGGATGTGCTCGGGACGGCTGTTGAGGCCATTCTGCTTGCCGGTATCCGGATCGATATCGAAACCGAACTTCGTGGCGATGACGACCTGGTCGCGGATCGGCGCAAGCGCCTTGCCGACGACGACCTCGTTGGTGAACGGGCCGTAGACCTCGGCGGTGTCGAAGAAGGTCACGCCGCGGTCGTAGGCCGCGCGGATCAGGTCGATGGCTTCGGCTTCCGGCGTGACGGTGCCGTAGCCGAAGTTGAGGCCCATGCAGCCGAAGCCGATGGCGGAGACTTCAAGGCCGCTGGTGCCGAGTTGGCGCTTTTGCATGGGGGTGTCCTCGAAAGGGGATGGGGGTGGGTTAGCAGGGAAAAGGTAAGCCCCCATGGGCTCGTGAACTAGATAGGCAATTCGGCAAGCGCTTATGAATTTCCAGCATTAATGCAGGGGCCCGGTGCTAGCATCATAGGCACCCCTCCCCTCGCCTCGGCACGCTCCCATGCGCAAGGATATCCAGGACATCATGGCCTTCATTGCCGTCGCTCGGGAGCGCAGCTTCACGCGGGCCGCAGCCAGGCTTGGCACCTCGCAGTCGGCGCTAAGCCATGCGATTCGGGGGCTCGAAGCACGGCTAGGGGTCCGGCTACTGACCCGAACCACGCGTAGTGTCGCTCCCACCGAAGCCGGCGAACGCTTGATGCAAAGCGTGGCGCCCCGGCTTGAGGAAATCGAAGCCGAAGTCGAGGCACTGGGCGAGTTACGCGAAAAGCCGGCTGGCAACCTGCGCATCACCACCGCCGAGCACGCGGCCAATACGATTATCTGGCCCGCGCTGGAACGCTTCCTTCCGCAATACCCGGACATTACCGTGGAAGTGGCCATCAATTACGAGCTCGTCGATATCGTGGCCGAGCGCTTCGATATCGGCATCCGCCTCGGCGAGCAGTTGGCACGCGACATGATCGCCGTGCCGATCGGGCCCTACATGCGCATGGCGGTCGTGGGTTCCCCCACGTACTTTGCGCAACGGAAGAAGCCCAAGACTCCTGAAGACCTTACCCGCCATAACTGCATCAACCTGCGCCTGCCCACGCACGGCGGGCTGATGCCGTGGGACTTCGACAAGGACGGGCGCGAGATCAAGGTGCGTGTAGAGGGCCAGGCCATCGCCAGTAGCGGCACCCAGGTGCTCGACGCGGCCATGCGTGGCCTCGGCCTTGGCTGGGTGCCCGAAGACATGGCCCAACCGCACATCGACAGCGGCGCGGTGATTCGCGTGCTGGAAAAGTGGTGCACCCCCTTCCCCGGCTACCACCTCTACTACCCCAACCGCAGGCATGGCGCGCCCGCGCTAACGGCCCTGGTAGACGCCCTGAGGTATCCCCGGCCGTCGTAACGACCAGCATTGCGGTATGGTCGGCCCACCGGGAGGGTCTGACCATGACGATTACGATCACGTGTTTCGAGAAGTCACCGGATGGAGGCAAGGGCCTGGCCCGCGATACTCGGGTGCGCTGGGCGCTTGAAGAGGTGGGGCAGCCGTATGAGGTTCGCGGCGTGCCGTTTCCGAGCCTGAAGGAACCGGCGCACCTTGCACGGCATCCCTTCGGGCAGATCCCTGTGTTCGAGGAAGATGGCCTCACCCTGTTCGAATCGGGTGCGATCATTTTCCACTTGGCCGAGCGCTACGGCAGCCTGCTTCCCGACGACCCGGATGCGCGCATGCGTGCGCTCATGTGGATGTTCGCCGCGCTCAGCTCCGTCGAGCCGCCCATCCTCGATCTCTCCAACGCCCGCTTCGCCGAAGGCCAGCAGCCGTGGGCCGAACAACGCATGCCCGTGGTGCTCGAGCGCATCCGCCAGCGCCTCGACCAGCTCGCCGCGCACATGGGCGACAGCGAATGGCTCGAAGGCGAATTCACCGTCGGCGATCTCATGATGATCTCGGTGCTACAGCGGCTGAAGCCCTCCGGCATCCTCGCCGGCCATCCCACGCTCGCAGCCTATGTCGAACGCGGCCATGCAAGGCCAGCGTACCAACGCGCCTACGCCGCACAAGCCGCCTACAACAACCCGTAAAAGCCCTTGTAGGAGCGCGCTTGCGCGCGATGGGTGCTTGCGGCAGGGCCCATCGCGAGCAAGCTCGCTCCTACAAGAGCGGGGTGTTCTTAGAACAAAACGGCGGCTTTGCCGATCGCAATCCAGATGCCGATGAGGAACGGAATCCCCACCAGCGCCCAGGCCACGACGCCAACGATACCGAACGAACCACGCGCAGCGTCTTCGGCGCTGGCGGCGACCGCCGCGTTTTCATGCTGCAGCGACTTCTCGTGGGCCAGTTCCGCGTCCGTCATCAGGTCGCTTTCCTTCACCGGCTTCACCAGCAGGTTGCAGATCATGCCGACCAGCAGAAGCACCGCCAGGATGTACAGCGTGCGGTCGTACACCAGGTTCTTGGCCACGCCCGCATCGAGCTGGGCCTGGCGCACCGCGGCGATCAGGAACGGGCCGGCCACGCCGGCGACCGACCACGCCGTAAGCAGGCGGCCGTGGATCGCGCCAACCATCTGCGTGCCGAACAGGTCGGAGAGATAGGCCGGCACGGTGGCGAAACCACCGCCGTACATCGACAGGATCACGCAGACCGCGAGCACGAACAGGCCGGCCATACCCGCATGGCCGAGCGACGGCAGCGCGCAGTACAGGGCGATGCCCAGGGCGAAGAAAACGACGTAGGTGGTCTTGCGCCCAAGGAAGTCGGACATCGACGCCCAGAAGATACGGCCGAGGCTGTTGAACAGGCTGATCAGGCCAACAAGCCCTGCGGCAGAAGCCGCGATGGCTGCCTTCTGTTCCGCACTGAGATCCACGGAAGCATCGAGGCCGAGCAGCTTGCCGCCGAACACATCCTGGAACATCGGGCTGGCCATGGAGAGCACGCCGATACCGGCCGTGACGTTCATGCACAGCACCACCCAGATCAACCAGAACTGCGGGGTCTTCCACGCTCGGTTGAGGTGGACATGGCGGTGGGTGATCAACTTGTTCGTGGCGGCGGCCGGCGGCGTCCAGTCGCGCGGGCGCCAGCCCGAAGGCGGGACGCGGAAGCCGAATGCGCCGAGGGTCATCACCACGAGGTACAGGGCGCCCATGACGATGAGCGTGGTCGACACGCCCGGCACGCCATCGTGCGCAAACTTCTGCATGAGGGCCACGGCGATCGGCGCACCGATCAGGGCGCCACCGCCGTAGCCCATGATGGCGAAGCCCGTGGCCAGGCCGCGACGGTCAGGGAACCATTTAATGAGAGTCGAGACGGGCGTGATGTAGCCCAGCCCCTGTCCGATGCCGCCCAGGACGCCGGCGCCGAGGTAGACCAGCCAGAGCTGGTGGATGGCGACGCCGATGCCGCCGATGATGAGACCGCCACCCCAGCAAAGCGCCGCGATGAAGCCAGCTTTACGCGGGCCGGCGTGTTCCAGCCACGCGCCCCAGATCGCCGCCGAGATACCCAGCATGGCGATGAAGGTTTCGAAGATGTGGTTGACCGCCGGAACGGTCCAGTTACACCCCGTGGCAAACAGCTGGTCGAAGAAGCTCAGCTGGGCGCAGACGGCCGGATTGGCCTCCGCCACCAGCTTGGTCATCGGCAGCCAGAACACGGAGAACCCGTAGGCCATGCCGATACACAGGTGGATCGCCAGGGCCGCCGTAGGCACCAGCCAGCGGTTGAATCGTGGCCCGGCCAGGGTGTTTTCCCGCGCCAGGATCGAACCCTTACCACGCGCCGACGGCTCGCCGTCGCGCTTCACTGCCTCGTCCATCGTTTTTTCCCCAGGGGTGTGGACCACCGGGCGGGATACTCCCATGGATTTCGCAGGGCCGGAAGCCTCCCTTGGTCTAACCCCCGCCGACAACAGCGGGCTAGTTACCCGTGATGAAGCGCCTCAGGTCGGAGGCCAGCACCGGCCGCTGCGTGGCGTCTTCGCCGATCGTATGGCCCGAGGGGTAGATGTGCGCCTCCCAACGATTCGCCGGCACGCCGACCTGACGCAGCGTGAGGATGCCCTCGTAGGCCGGGGTACTCAGGTCGTAGATGCCGCCGGCCGTGAAGAGCTTCAGGCCGGGGTGCGCTTTCATCCCTTCCGCGACGTAGCCCGCGAACGGCCACTCATCCGGGCTGCCGCCGTAATTCCACGAGGTGTTGATCGCCAGGTTGAGCATGCGATAGGCCACCGGGCTGCGATAACCCAGCGAAACGAGGTAACGCGCCATCAGCGTCGACGGGCGCTTGCCCAAGGTCATGCCGGGGTCGCTGTAGGGCGGCTGCAACGCGTCGAGTGAATGGTCGGCAGTCATGCGGGTGTCCAGGCTGCCAACGATCTTGCCGCTATCGGCGAGCAGTGCCTTGCGGAAGGCAGGGGCCTCCGGCACGCGCGTCGCGGCTGCTTTGGCATCGTCGCTAGCCACGCCGATCCACTGCTTCACGTCCGCAGAGGATGGCGCTTGTGCCGACACCGCACGCTGGTAAGCCTCCATGCCGGACGGCAGGTCCGCACTGCCCTTGTGGTGAAACCACGCCGTCGCCGCCATGCTCGGCAACCGGCCCGCGGCTTGCATCGCGGGATCAGGCAGACCGCCCAACGCGAGGGAAAGCAACGCGACGCCTCTGACTGAGGCGGCCTCTTTCGCCGATGCAAAGTGCAGCATCGCTGCCGCACGCGCCGTGCCGTAGCTCTCGCCCACCACGAATACCGTTGCGTTCTGCCGGCCGTGATCCACCAGCCACTGGTGCATCACGCTAAGCGTGGCGCGGGCATCCCCTTCGGCACCCCACGCAGCCTCGGGCTTCGTTCCCGTGAACGGCGCGCTCTCGCCGGTACCCAGCGGGTCGATGAAGACGAGGTCGGCGACATCGAGGAGCGCATCCGGGTTGTCCTCGAACGCATCCTTCGCCGCGTCGTAGCGAACCGGGCCGAAGCCCTCCATATGCAACGACCACGACGATGCCCCCGGGCCGCCGTTAAACAGGAACACCACCGGGCGTGAGGCCTGCACCGGTGTCTCGGTGTAGCCAAACGTCGACACCAGTCCGACCGTTTGCCCTTCCGCCGTCACCGGGTACTCATCGACTGACGCCTCATAAGGCGCGCTGCCGGTCGTGGTCTTCCATGAGCGCGATGCCTTGATGTGCACCGCCGGCCGGCTCGCCTGCTCCACTGTCGGCGCGAAGGCAAACGCGGCCGCCTGGGCAGGTGAAAGATCGCTCGCGGTGGCATCAAGGCACGCAAGCAGACAAGCAGTAGCAAGCACAGCGGAAAGGCGCATCGGCTCAACTCATGGCGGCGGGACACTCGCAGTGTCACCGACCTAACCGTGCAGCGCATGTGCACAAAGCTGGGCACCCCATCCGGCTGACGACGTTGCGGGGCTTAATGCCATTCGGAGGGTGTAAATCTCCACAAAAAGGGGAACACTACCGCGTCAGCTCATCCCGGACGCCCCATGCTCACCGACGAAAGCGAGTTTTACCTGAAGGATTTCGAGGGCCTCGACCTGGCGGGTGAGAGCCTGCTTGGAAAGACCTTCGAATCATGCACGTTCACGCGCTGCCAGTTCGCCAAGGCGGTCCTCGAGCGTTGCAAGTTTCTGGAATGCACGTTTCGCCATTGCGACCTGAGCAACGCCAAGCTCACCGTTAGCAAGTTCCAGGCGGTGAGCTTCGAGGATTGCAAGCTCCTCGGCATCGATTGGACCCGCGCTGACTGGCCGCGCTACGCCGCGCCGGGGAAGCTGGCCTTCCGAAAGTCGAACGTCAGCTACGCCACCTTCTTCGGCCTCGACCTCCAGGAGACCGTGCTGGAGGAATGCAAGGCACATGGCGTCGACTTTCGCGATGCGAACTTCTCGAAATCGAACTTCACCTACACGGACTTTACGGATAGCCAGTTCGGGAAGACGAAGCTGGTTGAGGTCGATTTCAGCGAGGCCACACACTATCTGATCGACGTGCAGGCCAATCAGGTGCGTGGCGCGAAGTTCACGCGGAGTGAAGCGTTTGGGTTGTTGTATGGGTTGGATATTGAGCTGGTTGACTAGTCACGCGCTCGCGATCGACCGATGTCAGTCTTCGTTTGCGTTGGCGTGCCAGGCATCCGTAAAGGCTTGTAACGATGAATCCGGTGACAAGCCCTCAGTGAACCATCCTCCCTGAGAGAATTCGTTCAGCAACTCGTCCAGCGAATCGTCATCAATACCCAAGTCCTTCAACTTCACCATGCCGAATACGATGGGTGGATCCAGCTTCCCGTTCTGAGTAACCATTTCCGCGATTTTCTCGACTTCCTTGCTATACGACATGGCCCATCTCCTCATCTGCCGAACATAGACTAACCGCCCGGAAGTCTCAGCACTGAAGAAACGCCATGCGTAGACGGCATGCGAAGTGCAAACAGCTATTAAACATAGCGAAATCCTTTCGACGCCTCTGAACGTTAGAGGGAATGGCCCCGCCCCACGCTTTCCTGTTGCTGCCGTTCCTGGGCCTGCTGGTGTGCCATCGCGGCCTCTTGCTGGTGTGACTTGAACTGCTCCATCGAAGCCGGCCACTTCGCGCCGCTTTCCGCCATGGGCGTCAATGCTTCGGTGGTCGCCACCTTCGTCTGGATATCGAAAAGGTGGTCACGCCTTCCGGGTGGGGTCTGTACCGCCCAAAGGGCGTTGCCGTCCGTTGACAGGGCGACCTGGTCGATACGCGAGAGGCCATCCTTGCGCGCCTGCACGGCAAGCGCCGAGGCGAGGTTGTCGGTGTATTGGTCGGGTGTGCGGCCCAGCGATTTATCGACCTCGGCTACGTGTGAGCGCGCTTGCTTGAACAGCTCGTGGTCCGGATGGCCAGGATCGTCGAGCCGTGTCGGAGGTGGAGGCGGCAAGGCACGATCGACGGATGCCAATTCGGCATCGGCCCGCTGGCTGGTTTCGCGACCGAGCTGTTCGCTTCTATCCAGCTCATTCCGGACATTGCCTTTAGCCTCGGTCGAGCCGAACAAGCCTGGCCTGGACCAGTTCCCATCCGGGTTATGGACATACGCATGGCCGTCTGAGGCCAGGACTTTGTCCGTCGGGGCCAGCAGCGCGTGTTGTACCGCAGGTGGAACTTTCCCCAACTCGTACCAGGACTCTTGTTCGTAAGCCTCCACGAAGCGCTCGGCGATGCCCAGCTTCGACTGCGCCACGTTTTCCTTGATCGTGGCCTCGGCGCGGGCATCGAGCTCGGCCGCACGTGCCGGCGTCGCTACCTCATCGTGCGAACGGGCGAGGCCGTGTTCCAGATACTGGTCAACCACGTGGCGAGACCATTCCTGGGTCGTTGGATCCCTGGTCCAGGGCGGAGCGCTGGCCGTCGGGGCGTCATGGGCCTCCGAAGGTTGGGTGTAAGGGTCCTTTGGCCTATCGTCCTTCGCGAGCGCCAGCTCTGTCGCCGTTCGGTTCGCCTGGAAGGTGAGTTGGCGCGCCAGTTCCGGGCTGGCCGTAACGACGCTCCCCTGAGGTGTCTCAGGCAAAGGTGGCAAATGCTGCGACCAGCCATGCTTGGCGTCGAGCTCCCACGAGTGGCCCTTCGAGTCCGTCTGGTTATAGATCCTGTAGCGGTCGAACTCGTCCATCAGGCGCTCGCCGGCCGTGGCACCGACGATGGCGCCGATGCCGGCTGCCACGATTGCACCTGGGCCGGACTCGACGCCGGCGGCGGCCGCTGCGGAAGCGAACATACCCGCACCCGCCAGGCCGCCGACGTTTCGACCGCCGAAGTGGAGGACCTGGGAAACCGCTCCGGTCGTGTTGCCGGT
This genomic interval carries:
- a CDS encoding response regulator transcription factor, which encodes MIDDAPEGIRELILALRAEPYRVSLATTAEQGVQRAQALAPDLILLDVRMPGMDGFTVCRLLQEIQPARDVPILFLTAAASEEERLAGLGQGAVDYILKSCSPAELLARVRIHLRLTRRGVPGDVPADMPMGRDEVVLRAAMRFVSQRLAEPLGLDEIAAAVGTYDKRLSAIFRQRLGTTVFAWIREERLRKSRELLAGTSLGMQDIASTIGFRSAANFATAFRERFGVTPGDYRRAAATVTADDTPTRDVPTRDVAIERG
- a CDS encoding LysR substrate-binding domain-containing protein, with amino-acid sequence MDSIDNLGDLYLLVQAIEAGGFSAAATKLGTTRSLISRRILALEERLGARLLHRNARQFGVTATGERVYQHAAAMCEAAVAAEQAARLPGEDQRLVRIEAHGLLSPMVASFMSDFTAVHPRTRFAVSVGGGDMNQLLRQQTDVILSLRDTLPDSTDVVARSLGALRRVTVASPDLLRRVGVPRHPGELDDEDCISLGADASGFWHFRGVAPRRRNVRVAFADVAALLAAVEGGLGVAQLPHYLVADQFASGKLTTLLEAFEPEPLPLHALTVTGRVASDATVSFVRFMQSKLAAIA
- a CDS encoding aldo/keto reductase; translated protein: MQKRQLGTSGLEVSAIGFGCMGLNFGYGTVTPEAEAIDLIRAAYDRGVTFFDTAEVYGPFTNEVVVGKALAPIRDQVVIATKFGFDIDPDTGKQNGLNSRPEHIRKVAEASLKRLGIDTIDLLYQHRVDPNVPIEDVAGAVKDLIAEGKVRHFGLSEPGAETVRRAHKVQKVTALQNEYSLWTRGPETNGILEACEELGIGLVAYSPLGKGFLTGAMSKETQLGENDFRKLLPRFTADAMKANEALVELLKNIAEHKQATPAQVALAWLLSRKPWIVPIPGTTKLHRLEENIAAANVALTTDELATIEKAAAAIDITGDRYPEHLMKMVGR
- a CDS encoding LysR family transcriptional regulator translates to MRKDIQDIMAFIAVARERSFTRAAARLGTSQSALSHAIRGLEARLGVRLLTRTTRSVAPTEAGERLMQSVAPRLEEIEAEVEALGELREKPAGNLRITTAEHAANTIIWPALERFLPQYPDITVEVAINYELVDIVAERFDIGIRLGEQLARDMIAVPIGPYMRMAVVGSPTYFAQRKKPKTPEDLTRHNCINLRLPTHGGLMPWDFDKDGREIKVRVEGQAIASSGTQVLDAAMRGLGLGWVPEDMAQPHIDSGAVIRVLEKWCTPFPGYHLYYPNRRHGAPALTALVDALRYPRPS
- a CDS encoding glutathione S-transferase family protein, with translation MTITITCFEKSPDGGKGLARDTRVRWALEEVGQPYEVRGVPFPSLKEPAHLARHPFGQIPVFEEDGLTLFESGAIIFHLAERYGSLLPDDPDARMRALMWMFAALSSVEPPILDLSNARFAEGQQPWAEQRMPVVLERIRQRLDQLAAHMGDSEWLEGEFTVGDLMMISVLQRLKPSGILAGHPTLAAYVERGHARPAYQRAYAAQAAYNNP
- a CDS encoding OFA family MFS transporter, with amino-acid sequence MDEAVKRDGEPSARGKGSILARENTLAGPRFNRWLVPTAALAIHLCIGMAYGFSVFWLPMTKLVAEANPAVCAQLSFFDQLFATGCNWTVPAVNHIFETFIAMLGISAAIWGAWLEHAGPRKAGFIAALCWGGGLIIGGIGVAIHQLWLVYLGAGVLGGIGQGLGYITPVSTLIKWFPDRRGLATGFAIMGYGGGALIGAPIAVALMQKFAHDGVPGVSTTLIVMGALYLVVMTLGAFGFRVPPSGWRPRDWTPPAAATNKLITHRHVHLNRAWKTPQFWLIWVVLCMNVTAGIGVLSMASPMFQDVFGGKLLGLDASVDLSAEQKAAIAASAAGLVGLISLFNSLGRIFWASMSDFLGRKTTYVVFFALGIALYCALPSLGHAGMAGLFVLAVCVILSMYGGGFATVPAYLSDLFGTQMVGAIHGRLLTAWSVAGVAGPFLIAAVRQAQLDAGVAKNLVYDRTLYILAVLLLVGMICNLLVKPVKESDLMTDAELAHEKSLQHENAAVAASAEDAARGSFGIVGVVAWALVGIPFLIGIWIAIGKAAVLF
- a CDS encoding S10 family serine carboxypeptidase-like protein, whose product is MRLSAVLATACLLACLDATASDLSPAQAAAFAFAPTVEQASRPAVHIKASRSWKTTTGSAPYEASVDEYPVTAEGQTVGLVSTFGYTETPVQASRPVVFLFNGGPGASSWSLHMEGFGPVRYDAAKDAFEDNPDALLDVADLVFIDPLGTGESAPFTGTKPEAAWGAEGDARATLSVMHQWLVDHGRQNATVFVVGESYGTARAAAMLHFASAKEAASVRGVALLSLALGGLPDPAMQAAGRLPSMAATAWFHHKGSADLPSGMEAYQRAVSAQAPSSADVKQWIGVASDDAKAAATRVPEAPAFRKALLADSGKIVGSLDTRMTADHSLDALQPPYSDPGMTLGKRPSTLMARYLVSLGYRSPVAYRMLNLAINTSWNYGGSPDEWPFAGYVAEGMKAHPGLKLFTAGGIYDLSTPAYEGILTLRQVGVPANRWEAHIYPSGHTIGEDATQRPVLASDLRRFITGN
- a CDS encoding pentapeptide repeat-containing protein, which produces MLTDESEFYLKDFEGLDLAGESLLGKTFESCTFTRCQFAKAVLERCKFLECTFRHCDLSNAKLTVSKFQAVSFEDCKLLGIDWTRADWPRYAAPGKLAFRKSNVSYATFFGLDLQETVLEECKAHGVDFRDANFSKSNFTYTDFTDSQFGKTKLVEVDFSEATHYLIDVQANQVRGAKFTRSEAFGLLYGLDIELVD